A genomic segment from Oligoflexus sp. encodes:
- a CDS encoding DUF1302 family protein: MNRLMWGGSLVLLIGTAAHALPGVYENRGRSLGIEYAHDLEAGRTQHSQLFYHDKHLWSLSADATATRFHLQYRLIVDGEDSQTYEKPGDRNVEKLIAFVEKPWGDFKWSLGLQEVSWGENLLLPILDVVNPRDVGYLRGFYDAGAKQSSPMLLGEWKSGVLDAQLIAVPWAVKSRQPEAIGDYKIADERRYEAGADSEYGGRLGIFLEGVDARLYYFRHHPREPSYRFQAFSGETDIIIDEEMVTTSGMSLSYAAAAWLLRTDLAWHQNFPATSVAAEVERTDLMQSIVGLNYTSDDGLQTLGVELHNDLWKTLPEAYSKGPWTEVERDQTLLTWIAVTANLSFFQTLIEPQIFYLQGLDNEDRMLRLILSSHVNDSTSIGSEYQKTEAATTSPKLLLNNKETLALRVTYAF, from the coding sequence ATGAACCGTCTCATGTGGGGAGGCAGCCTTGTGCTGCTGATCGGGACCGCAGCGCATGCTCTCCCCGGTGTCTATGAAAACCGGGGACGAAGCCTGGGGATCGAGTATGCCCATGATCTGGAAGCCGGCCGCACGCAGCATAGCCAGCTTTTCTATCATGACAAGCATCTTTGGAGTCTTTCAGCAGATGCCACGGCCACGCGCTTTCATCTGCAGTACCGTTTGATCGTCGATGGCGAGGACAGCCAGACTTATGAAAAGCCCGGGGATCGGAACGTCGAAAAGCTGATCGCCTTCGTGGAAAAGCCCTGGGGCGATTTCAAATGGAGCCTTGGTCTGCAGGAAGTCAGCTGGGGGGAAAACCTCCTCCTGCCCATCCTGGATGTCGTGAATCCAAGGGATGTGGGTTACCTGCGCGGATTTTATGATGCCGGCGCCAAGCAGTCGAGTCCCATGCTGCTCGGGGAATGGAAGTCAGGCGTCCTGGATGCCCAGCTGATCGCTGTGCCCTGGGCGGTGAAAAGTCGTCAGCCCGAGGCGATCGGTGATTACAAGATCGCGGACGAGCGCCGCTATGAGGCCGGTGCCGACAGCGAATATGGAGGACGACTCGGTATCTTTCTGGAAGGCGTGGATGCGCGGCTTTATTATTTCCGGCATCATCCGCGGGAACCTTCGTACCGCTTTCAGGCGTTTTCGGGTGAGACGGACATCATCATCGACGAAGAGATGGTGACCACCTCGGGCATGAGCCTTTCCTATGCCGCCGCCGCCTGGCTTTTGCGTACGGACCTCGCCTGGCATCAGAATTTTCCCGCCACCAGCGTCGCGGCGGAGGTGGAGCGGACCGATCTGATGCAAAGCATCGTGGGCCTTAACTATACCAGTGACGACGGCCTTCAGACCCTGGGCGTCGAGCTTCATAATGATCTTTGGAAGACCCTTCCCGAGGCCTATTCGAAGGGACCATGGACGGAAGTGGAGCGGGATCAAACGCTCCTGACCTGGATCGCTGTCACGGCGAACCTGAGTTTTTTCCAGACCCTGATCGAACCGCAGATTTTTTATCTGCAGGGCCTCGATAACGAGGATCGCATGCTGCGGCTGATACTTTCGAGTCATGTGAACGACAGCACCAGCATCGGCTCGGAATATCAAAAGACCGAGGCTGCCACGACGAGTCCCAAGCTGCTTTTGAATAACAAGGAAACCTTGGCATTACGCGTGACCTACGCATTCTAA
- a CDS encoding monooxygenase family protein, producing the protein MKETLVQRPDLDKAEHLTLIVGLSCRNLRGFLFMWMNVISFIWATKKAPGCTHILPGVISPFSILLVSYWTSPRDMMRFVKAPAHMRWMQFIYKHPRSLNLFNETYGRPQSANYINSPRGYAGSLKSEQGRDV; encoded by the coding sequence ATGAAAGAGACTTTGGTTCAAAGACCGGATCTGGACAAGGCCGAGCATCTGACGCTGATCGTCGGCCTTTCCTGCCGCAACCTGCGCGGATTTTTGTTCATGTGGATGAACGTCATCAGCTTTATCTGGGCCACCAAAAAAGCCCCGGGCTGCACGCATATCCTGCCTGGGGTCATCAGTCCCTTTTCCATTCTGCTCGTGAGCTATTGGACGAGTCCCCGGGATATGATGCGCTTCGTCAAAGCGCCCGCGCATATGCGGTGGATGCAGTTCATCTATAAGCATCCCCGCAGTCTGAATCTTTTCAATGAAACCTATGGCCGGCCGCAAAGCGCCAATTACATCAACAGCCCCCGTGGATACGCCGGCAGTCTGAAAAGCGAACAAGGGAGAGATGTATGA
- a CDS encoding outer membrane lipoprotein-sorting protein, whose translation MRFILGLALVFCSQGLVAQSADEILKKADEIRAPSESYRMEVSVESSDQSKFRYEIKVGGKESSLIRTLEPPREVGKNFLMLNEDMWAYVPNIKRSLRVTLNQKLTGQAANGDISRMTWVGDYKPALESQSEKEWVLILKAERRGLTYDGIRVWIDKSNFRPVRGEYLSLQGKVLKRVEFTEYRSIAGKERPTRIVIENADRKEDYSVLRILDMQKAEFPSTQFTQNNLQ comes from the coding sequence ATGCGTTTCATATTAGGACTGGCACTCGTCTTTTGTTCGCAAGGCCTCGTGGCTCAGTCGGCTGATGAGATTCTGAAGAAAGCGGATGAGATCCGCGCACCTTCGGAATCCTATCGGATGGAGGTTTCCGTGGAATCCTCGGACCAGAGCAAATTTCGCTACGAGATCAAGGTCGGGGGCAAGGAAAGCTCGCTGATCCGTACCCTGGAGCCGCCGCGCGAGGTGGGCAAGAACTTTCTGATGCTGAACGAGGATATGTGGGCCTATGTACCGAACATCAAGCGTTCCCTGCGGGTGACGCTGAACCAAAAGCTCACCGGCCAGGCCGCGAACGGCGACATCAGCCGCATGACCTGGGTCGGTGACTATAAGCCGGCTCTGGAATCGCAGAGCGAGAAGGAATGGGTGCTCATTCTGAAAGCCGAACGTCGGGGTTTGACGTATGACGGGATTCGGGTGTGGATTGACAAGAGTAACTTCCGCCCGGTTCGGGGTGAATATCTCTCGCTCCAGGGAAAAGTCCTGAAGCGGGTGGAATTCACCGAGTATCGCAGCATCGCGGGCAAGGAAAGACCCACGCGTATCGTGATCGAGAACGCGGATCGCAAAGAGGACTACTCCGTCCTGCGCATTCTTGATATGCAAAAGGCCGAATTTCCATCGACGCAGTTTACGCAGAATAATCTTCAGTGA